The genome window TGTAAAGTTTttagagttttcttttttttaaagactgcacATGAGAGATTCACTCATTGCACCTCAAATTTATGCCGGAATTAAACGTTAAGCTGTTTAGAAAGATAAACTATCTTGATCTGCTGAATTTCAGCAGTCTTTAGGACCCAGGGGAAGCTGGCATGCCTCAGAAGCACAAAGAAGAGAATCAGCTGCCGCAGCTTTTTTTGCAGGCTGTGGATCCGGGTCGCGTGCCCGTTTCCTGCACCAGGTTCTCGAGTTCCCGGCATGATCGCTGTGCTTAAGGTCAGCAGAGATTCCTCCTCTGATCCTAGAAGAGAGGCTCCTCCGGCAGCTTCAGGGATCCAACATGGGCAATGAAGCGAGGCATTGCAATGGGCAATTGCAGGCTTTGAGACGCCGGCCTAGATAGAGGTAGCAAGGTGACTTCTGTTACGGTCGAGGTACGGGAGGGCTCCCAGaagcaaaaggggaaggaagtATTTACAACAGAGAGTAGATGCGACTCTCAAATGACCCTCTCTTAGATTTCGATTTGTACAGTTCCTCCTTTTGTCTCAACATCTTGGCGTGGAATTGCTCTTTCCTTTCCTGTTCCTGTGAAACTGCAGCAGCTGCTTCTTTAAGCATATCTTGAATCTACACAGACAGCCTGGCCTGGTacgtgtttactcagaagtcagaCCTGTTTCTTAAAGGCAGCAGAAGGAGGCTCCAATGAGAGGCTGGGATTTCCACTTTTCCAGTTCTTATTTGGATCCCAAATGCAAGCTGGCTCTTGGCACCAAACTTAGCATTTGGGCTGGACACCAGCCCACACCACCTTAGAGCAGTTGTCCAAGTGTGCTGGGTGGAATTTGAGGTGGACCAAAGCTTATATTGGGGTGCACACAGTtttcccagttccttattcaTCCTGTCTTTGCAGCGAAATCCTACGTTTCCTGGAATGGAAGCTCCCACGCATGCAGCCTTCACCAGTTCTACTTGTGAACAAGGAACTGGGGTGCCAGTTGCAGGGTTTGTTCAGTTATACTTTGCAAAGCCTCATTAAAATGTCTGTTTGATAACTCTGAATGTGCTTAGATGGCTCTAAAATAGCATTGTGTAAGTTCTTGGAGCATAGGATTCTCAGTGTCTATCAGTTAAAATGACTAAGtgaaacctccatattcagaaacAGCATATCTTTGTACATAAGTGATGTCAGGGGCAACAACAGAAAGAGGCGTTGGCCTTTGTGCCGCTTCCTGACagcatctgattggccactgtgtaaaaccAGATTCTGGAGTAGATAGTCCTCTGGTCTGTTTAAGCCAAGCTGATCTTGTTTTCTGAAGTGAGGATAGCTGCTCTTAAGTGTGAATCAATAATCAATGGCATCATAGAAAACAAAGGTGATCTTTGGATGAAGATTTATGCATCAACAAATGTGTTGTTGATGATGCtgtatacaaaaaaaaataaaaataaatgtcaaaaTCCTTTACCAAAAGAGCCTAAGTAAAAAATTTCAGTCACAGATAAAATGCCCTTCACCTTTTATGAACAGGAAACTGagcaggaggggggtggggtgggggttaatcAATGTTCAGTTTTCACAATAGAGCATGCAGAATTTCCCCCCATTAGTTTCTGGACTTGTGCAATTTGATCAATTCGTCAAGGGTTTAACCAGATTTGTAAATGGCAATAAATTATTCAGGAGGGTGTAAATCCACACTGATTATGAAGTGTACTGAAACCGTTTCTCCAAATTGTGCGTATGGGGAAAagaatggtggcgaacctatggcactccagatgttcatggactacaattcccatcagcccctgccagcttggccaattagccatggtggcaggggctgatgggcgttgtagtccatgaacatctggagtgccataggttcgccaccatggggggTTAAAAAACAATCCTATCTTGGATTCTGGTCTGAATTGACTGCAGCTTTCCAAGAAATTGATATTGCGGTCTCGCTAGGAAAAAGGAAACACAGGTGCAGCAACAACAAGAAATGTGAATTCTGGGATTACTGTTAAACTTATGCAAAATGAAACAACCAGTATCCTTATGTCTGAAAGAAGCTGAGAATGgagaaaccaggaaaaaaaaccccttgattTAAAGCAATTAGAAGCTATTGCCTGCTCACTTTTGGAaacttaaataaaaatgaaaagctgTGACTGTCCAGGAGCCAAAATCTGCCATAGAACACTCTGTACAGCATGTCTTTGCCTGCCTTCAGTCAGCACAGACTTGCGCTTGCCTTCATCCAAAGAACGGTGTGAGGTTTAAATCACTAGCCCATTCTGAATAGCAGACTTCATTGGCGTATGTAGCCCTTTCTGActgcatttcttcttttccttgatCAGGATTTCCAAACTCCAAAACTAAACTGATCTCCAgcatggagagaaaggaggaaaaacagaatCTGGAtacaaaaagccctctggaagaaGAGATCTCAGAAGGCATTGGCTTGGGTAAGgagctggtaaaaaaaaacaaacccaacccATATCGCCAGAAGTTAacactgaaatattttaattatatggTTTTGATTATTTTTGTGGGCAGAAAggtcaaataaaaatgtttcattgTGGTGAATAATTTTAATGTGTCTGAAACTGCCTGTCGCGTGGTGGTCTGGTCAGCAGTCCATCTTGTTTAGTCTCACCTACTCAGACTTATAGTAACTCTGGGCTGAGAAGGGTTTTTCTCAGCACAGGTTGCTTAGCATCTACTATCAAAAGGATCTCCAAGAGAGAACACAGAATCTTCTGTGTGCAGGACATGTGCTCTTCCTTAAGCCAAGACCACCTACCCAGTACCGAGTTCTTTCCATCCACTTTGTCTCAATTGCTCAATGGCTCATTTTAAGCGAAACGGAACAGTATTCAAGTGAGAACTAGCATTGTGTAATGCTGAAAATGCCCCAATTATGTTCTTGGAGACCCTAGTTCAAACCTGCACTGTGCCGTGgaagttcattgggtgaccttgtgccagtctcTCTTAcctcctaacctacttcacagggttgttgtgagagtaaaatagAGAAGAAACCCGCCCATgtatactgccctgagccttttagAAGAATGTCATAataaaaaatgtgctaaatacaTGACAGGAGACCATAACAatgtaaagtttttttaattaaacactGCCTCTAGTCTTGATACATAAGCATTAGTGCAGCAATTGTTACAATTCAAATGAGTATCATATTTGTGGATGAACGAGAAGGGCTTGTAATGTGTCAGACTGAGAGTGATCAACAATTCCACTGTTTCTTTTCCTTGACATTTCAAAGGCATCATAATCTGCCTTTGGATGGAGTCTTTATGCCTCATGGTGCAGTGCATTCTGGGATGTTTTTGCCTTCAGTTTTGAGGAAGATTTTCTTGATCTTTTCTTCCACTTCTTTGAATGATTGGCAGAGCACACCATCAGAGGAGTTGTGTGGCTCAATTTTTGTCGAGTTGCACATTTACAGATAGCAGGTAGGAGATCAAATGCTGACATACTCCAAAatctaaaccttttttttttaaaggtccctCTATGTTTACAAAAGTCTTCTCCATAATAATTTTAATTCTCaataattttaaattgttatgaTTTGTGTATATTCTCTCTTGAAAGCAGTGCTTTGTGAATTGATCCACACTGTGCATGTATGGAATTTGGTAGATGGATCAGAATTCagtatctgttttgttttgttttcaaagtgCATTTCTAATTCTTGTGGCTGTGACAAGTTTGCCAATATGTGAGATGTGTGAAAACAGCCAAGCCAGAAGTGGGTTGAGAATGATATCAAACTTTATTATTcgtttcaaatatttatattttgcctttaCCCAATGAGTTTAAGACACTTGTAAGCCAGGCTACTAAGAACATCTACACTACAGAGCCATACAACCAGTTGCAAAAATTGTCTTGGTAACAGTCAGTGCCACCCATAGTTCTTTACAGTGACTGGCAGGGGCAATTGAAAAGTCCCtcacacaaatatttacaaattcATACTGTTGATCCAGGCTGTAGATTCACTGCTTTccttaaaagaaaataaacagaccTAAACTGTAACACACAAAATGCTTATAAACTGTAACTCACAAAAATGCTCTCATTCCTTTCCCTCAGAATGGAGTCTCACAGaagacaaaatggcttccactgcCATTACTGTTGCCACAGCCGCAGTGGCCGCCGTGAAGACCATCACTGGGATCCAGTCTCGCATCTTCACAAGACTGGCCATGCGCCAGAAGTTTCTGAGGCGGGAACACGATGACTTGGATGAGCTTGAGCAGCTGGTAGAAAATGCGGCCACTGCACGCCTCCGGGCCATAGTTGAATCGAGCATTGACTCTTTGAAAGCCATGATGTGCTCCTGTCTCTTCCAGTCACCAGCTGTCCTCGCCGGCTTGATAGACGAGCTGTATATCATGGAGCGTGCCTTCTGGGTGCAACCAGGCCGCTCTGAGTGGTGGGAGAAAGTGGTCTTGCCCCACTGGGATGACCCTCTTTGGCAAGAGAACTTCAGGATGAGCCGGCAAACATTCATGGAGCTGTGCAACAGGCTGAGGCCAGTCCTTGAGCGGCAGACCACCAACATGCGTGCCCCCATTACTGTAGAGAAGCAGCTGGCCATTGCTGTCTGGAAGCTAGCGACTCCAGATAGCTACAGGTCAGTGGCAGAGTGTTTTGGTGTGGGCCGCTCCACAGTCTCGAGGATAGTCATGGAAGTTTGCCAGGCCCTTTATGACGTTTATCACCACGTGGTCCACCTGACCCATCCCCACAAGGTGATGAAAGGGTTTGCAGCCAAAGGCTTTCCTCACTGCATAGGGGCCATTGATGCAACACACATTCCTATCATTGCCCCTGCGCACCGAGCAACAGAGTACATCAACAGCAAAGGCTATTACTCtatggtcttgcaggccctggtgGACCATGACGGCCGATTCACGGATGTGTATGCTGGGCGGTCTGGGAAGGTGCACGACGCAAGGATCTTTCGCAGCTCTCCTATTTTCCGTGCCATGAATCAAGGCACATTTGGTCCCAATGCCATTATGGAGATAGAGGGTGAGCAAGTGAAACCAGTGATCCTCGGGGACCCTGCTTATCCTCTCCTGCCGTGGCTAATGACTCCTTACTGCGGCCACTTGGACACCAGCAAGCAGCGTTTCAACAACACCCTGAACCGCTGTCGAACAGTGGTTGAATATGCATTCGATCACCTCCGGGGCCGTTGGCGGTGCTTGCTGTCCCGCCTAGACGTGAGGGAGCGCTATGCGCCCAGGGTCATTGTGGCCTGTTGCATATTGCACAACATCTGTGAGGCCAAAGGGGAGCCCCTTCAGGATGGGTGGGAAGAGGTGGTGAGGTCTGTCTCAAGGTCATACCAGCAGCCAGAGCGGCAGCCGGTGTATGTGTCAAATCCCCACGCTCAGGAGATCAGAGACCTTTTCAGTGCGTACTTGCAAAGGAGAGAGCAGGGAAACTAAAATTTGTAATTGTTCCCCACCTCCAACAAAGAAGCTTTGCTGCAGGTATAAGAAGAAAAATGCACCTCTTTCGTAACAACTGCTGTTGACATTTTTGATAGCAGCTATTGATTTGTAGCTTTCCTGCTCTGGGTTCTTGTCAGTCTATAATCCTGGCCAGATACCTCCATCCAGCTCACTGAATTTTGAGCGTTTGTCCCTTCGAGACTGGATTGCCATTGTGTGGGTGAAGCATCTGCTGCCTAGTGGTGGCCCTGCCTGGCTTGATGAAGGTGGCCTTGGCCGTGGTGCCAGAGCTCCCCCAGCTTTTCTTCTTGGGGTTGTGCTGTATAGAGTAGCTCAGGGCTTATTCACCATCATGCCCCAGCTAATGTCAAGCTCAGTGTATCTAGCAGGTCACATACTGGCTTTGACGGTCTGGACAGGTGAGGATAGCAGTGACCTGGgagtggagaaagggagggatccTTTTCTATTTTTACTCCATATTCAGGAACAGATCAGTTTCTGGTTTGATTTAAGTTTAAGGAAGCACAGCCCTTGCAAGGAAGGAGAATCAGTTAAAATGACCTGCCCTTGGGGGAATGGTGGCTCCAAAGGGATCCTATCAGCTTGGGTATGTTTTCCACCTGAGATCCAGGTGGTGTCGCAGTTAACATCATCTGGGAGATCCCGATTCAAAACCCCATTTTTCCATGGAAAGTTGATAGACTACCTTGATCTAGCCACACACTGTCAGCCTATTCttccttgcaaggttgttgtgaatataaaatagaggaggggagaaaattgTTGCATCAGCGTTTAAATGAATATGTGACCAGCAAGCATGCGGCTGATTTGGTGGGCATCTGGAATTGGGAGTTTCATAAGAGATGGATATGATTGTTCCCTCTGCACTCTTACACATGATTGAACTCTTCCAGGGCCCTGGTTCTCAgcacaactgaaggctgtgaagCAGCCAGTGGGACAATAGTTGGGGTGATAGGGCAGGAGAAATTGGTTTGAATCTGACCAGACGCAAGGAAGAGCATCTCTGCTGCCACAGTGGAAGCAAAGAAAATACCACCACAGCATGCGTGCATTGCTGATCAGTGAGGgtggacagcatggtgtagtggttaggagcagtggactgtaatctggagaaccgggtttgattccaaactcctccacgAGCGCGTTggactcttatcgggtgaactggatttgtttccccgctcttccccCTGAagactgctaggtgaccttgggctagtcacagatcttcagagctctctcagccccatccacttcacaaggtgtctgttgtgggtggaggaagagaaagccaccttgagtctccttacaggagagaaaagcggggtataaattcactCTTCTTTTCTATGTGGCTTGTTACCTCTTATCTCCACGTGGgccacatggcgtagtggttaagtgcttgcactgccactcacatggtcaggagttcgagccccctgtgggtcagatatcctggcagctggctcatggtcaactcagccatccatccattccttggtcggtaaatgagttcctagctcatagctagggggtaaagaatagctggggaaagcaatggcaaactaccccacaaaaatggtttgcctatgaaatcactgcttgcagtggtaccccagggtcgaacatgactgaaggggaaattttacctttttttaccCCCTGACAGATGTTTAAGAAACTCAATATGTGTATTTAGTGTGCCAGACATTTCATAGATAAAATCACTCCACTCCAGTCAGACTTGGATGCTACATTATTTGCTTTCTGAATGCCCTCAAGGCTTCCATTGGTCAGGGTTCTGTGGATATATTTATTGGCTGCAACCTGGGAAGGTGGGCACAAAGTATTAAGCCCCACCATGTgcttatagaaaccttttacccCAGGGTTAACATGACCTGTAAGGGGGGGTTATCTCAGCTTAGGACAAGTGTCACCTGTGCAATTTCTGGTTAAAGGGTCAGCTCCCCCAGCTCTCAAAGAAGCAGTTTTCAAGCATGGTGAGGGTAGCCCGTGTCATTAGATTCATTCACTGTGAATTATTATAGGCAGGGCAGTGATGAAGGGGAACATCTGGAATAAAATAAGCAAAGTAGTGGATGGCAAAACAGAGAATGCCCTGAAAGAAGAGTGGGGTGAGAGGGAAACAGGCAGAAAGGACAGTAGcttgaatctctggccccttccacacacgcaaaataatgcgttttcaaaccactttcataattgtttgcaagtggcttttgctattccgcacagcttcaaagagcactgaaaggagtttgaaagtgcattattctgcatgtgcggaatgagcctctgattccctaaaacaatggttctcaacctgggggtcgcctaagactctctgcatcagtgttctccatctgtaaaatggataaatgttagggttggggctcaccacaacatgaggaactgtattaaagggtcgcggtattaggaaggttgggaaccactgccctaaaagaTGGTGGGTTTGATCTTCAAAAGAACTGGGAAGCAATATTTCTCTAGACACCAAGaggtttttatgttttgtttacCTAACCTTAGTGCAGAGGATatgccctttccccctttccaacCTCCAGTATTTCACCACTATTGGTGTTCCTTTCACAAGAATAATCCCTCTCGGGGTAGTTGGAATGAGAGGAGAGGGAAGGTTGAGCTGAAGGATTTACACAAAGGTTATTTGGGGGAGGAGATGGTTGTTAAACCTACCCTATAATGTCCCTAGTATcaagttgccaacttcaggttggtaGGTGTGTCCCTGGTATCAGGTGGGGAAATAGAGAGTGTAGCCCATTTCCAGAGAGGCTTACGATATGTGTGTCAACTGTaaaaattttatatatttaacagGATTTTGTTGAAATTAAGATTTTTAATCTGAATTATCgatatgtttataatgttgtgtaTTATATCTGATCACCAGGGgagggcaaggtataaataaaaatttatCCTTCTTCCTGTTACTCTTGGTCTGCAGAAATCAACAGGTTGGATCCAGACCCCAAGGCAGCCTATCCTCCACCCCCCAAGGCAGCCTATTTTTGACTTTCAAATGCTGCTCGTGGAGGACAGGAGGTGATCAGGAAGCAGGAGGGGCAAATGGAGGGTGTAATGAGTTAAATGCTGTATTTGTCCGTGTGACTAAATTTGAGATGaaagtgggaaaaggaagggggagtgaGAGGGGGCTGAGAGCTCAATGTGATTGGTTGATTCGGAGCGTGCCTGAGAGAAGTTCTGTCACTGTGCTGAAGATAGATTATGTCAGAGAGTGGGAGAATGGTGTTTGACAGAGTAGAtcagagagtcaaagctctgtctGAGGGACCCGAGATCTGTCAGAGAGAATCAGAGTGTCAGAGAACTTAGAGAAAGTATTGAACTTAACAGATGTAAGAAGACAGAGTTGAACTCAACTGAGATTGAATGTGAAACTTAATAGAGTGAAGTTGGAATAGGCAAGCTTTGTGGCTGTCAGGatttgacaaaggaacaaagggtgtgctaaatgatgacagggagattgcagagaagctgaatgaattctttgcatctgtcttcacccaagaggaggtgaggaaaattcctgcacctgaaccatgcttcttgggaggcgaatctgaggaactagcgaagatagtggtagacaaggaagaagttctggcagccattgataaactaaatgctaccaaatcccctggcccagattgcgtTCATCCaaaagttcttaaagagctcaagcatgaaattgctgatcttctcactttaatttgcaacttatccctgaaatcaggctctatccctgaagactggaagatggccaatgtcacaccaatttttaagaaaggatctaggggggacccgggaaattacaggccagtcagtttgacatctgttcctggtaaattggtagaatctatcattaaagataaaattataaaacatgtagaaaagcaagacctgctgagaaagagtcagcatggcttttgcagaggcaaatcctgtcttacaaacttactagagttctttgagggtgtaaacaggcatgtggataagggggaaccagtggacattgtctacttggatttccaaaaggcttttgacaaagttcctcaccagagactattgagaaaactcagcaatcaaggaataagaggggaagtcctcctatggattaaaaactggttgagaaacaggaagcaaagggtgggtgtaaatgggaagttctcacaatggagagatgtagggagtggtgtcccccaaggatccgttttgggaccagtgctctttaacctattcataaatgacctggaagtaggggtgggtagcgtggtggccaagtttgcagatgataccaaattatgtagggtggtaagaaccacaaaggattgtgaagagctccaagcggaccttgataaattaggtgagtgggctaagaaatggcaaatgcagttcaatgtagcaaaatgcaaagtgatgcacataggggcaaaaatccaaacttcacatacaagctacaagggtcagtgctatcagtcacagaccaggaaagggatttgggcgtcttagttgatagttccatgggaatgtcaactcaatgcatggcagctgtgaaaaaggcaaactctatgctggggataattaggaaaggaattgagaataaaactgcaaagattgtcatgcccttatataaagccgtggtgcgaccgcacttggagtactgtgtccagttctggtcgccgcatctcaaaaaggatattgaggagatagaagatgattgagggactggagcaccttccctatgaggagaggctgcagcgattgggactctttagtttggagaggagatggctgaggggggatatgattgaagtctataaaattatgcatggggtagaaaatgttgacagagagaaatttttctctctttctcacaatactagaaccagggggcattcattgaaaatgctggggggaagaattaggactaataaaaggaaacacttcttcacgcaacgtgtgattggtgtttagaatatgctgccacaggaggtggtgatggccactaacctggatagctttaaaaggggcttggacagatttatggaggagaagtcgatttatggctaccaatcttgattctctttgatttgagattgcaaatgccttaacagaccaggtgctcgggagcaacagctgcagaaggccattgctttcacctcctgcatgtgagctcccaaaggcacctggtgggccactgcgagtagcagagagctggactagatggactctggtctgatccagctggcttgttcttatgttcttatgttcttatggtgattAGCTAAACATTGGGAGCAGAATTAGATCAGAGTGGACTGATACCAAGTGAAAGTGATCTCAGAAGAAGTTGCTTCCTTAGTTTATtttttgtacatatttttctTGAACCCTTAAGCTTATATAAGagtcttttgtttgtttgaagaaacCTGGAATCCCACCTTATTTCCTCAGGACAGAATCCTTCCACATTGCcataaaacagtggtgggattcagcaggttcgcaccacttcggcagaaccggttgttaaaatggtgcttgtaaataaccagttgttaaattatttgaatcccaccactgccataaaagCTCGATCACATTACCAGACAGAAAGTGATAAAGGAGTTTTTGGAATTTATATTCTTGGTGGCAGCAACTATGTGAGGACAAAGTAAGGGATTAACCATTAGTTGGCTCCCAATATATCATTTTATTTAGAAAGAGAGGAAACATCACAGAGGGTCTATAGCTGGGAAGGGGAAATGGTGAGAAATTACATTTCTCCTTCCATTAGTAGAAAATGTCTGGATACAGCTGACTGGATGgagctttttaaaagagagattgTCAGTATTCACTTGCCAATGTCTGCTCAATCAGCTATAAAGGTTGGCTAAAAACCGGGCAATCTTCATACCTCAATTAAAACTCTCCATACTGAGACCAGCAACCCAAGTGAGGCTTTCTGTGACTGGCTGATGGTCCAAAACCATCAGCCTATTCcacccctacttggtggaacaggctcccgggtGAAATTAGGGCCCtatgggacttacagagtttccgcagagcctgcaaaacggacctgttccatcaggcatttggccagccggggtaacacCGACTTCTCGCCATATaattaacatctggcctcccgtgggtacaagtaaagggggaaggggggagctgCAGCCATCTGAAAGTTGTATATGGTTCTATTAATTggattttagttgttattacttgttttaattgtaactattttatggctaatgttggacaccgccctgagtccttcgggggagggcggtatagaaatgtgatggatggatggatggatggatggatggatggatggatggatggatggatggatggatggatggatggatggatggatggatggatggatggatggatggatggatggatggataggcaAGCTTTGTGGCTGTCAGGATTTGACAAAAGTTCTAGCCCTgttctaactactataccacatgTAAACAAGCTGGCAAGCACCAGGTTCCTCCACAGCTTAAGGACAACAGTAAAAGAAGATAGTTTTAGGCTGGTAGGTATGTTGATCTGcggtagaagagcaagatttgactTCAGAAGCACTTTAGAAACAAACAGGATTTCCAGGATACAAGCtgttgagagtcagagctccctctGTCAGTAAGTTATGGGGTGGATTTTTTGCTCAAGTGAACCTCCAGAATGTTCCAAAGTGAGATtagatttattttaataaaatatcttGAGATGGAGAGCTAAATATCAATTTTTCCTTGTTTGATGTGCTCAGTCAATAATCTTGATGCATCATTACTAGAATTCTGAGCTGAATCTTAGAAAGTTCAAGTTTGTTCAAGGTGaaaattccacacacacacatttgagcACTGAATGTGTGGGATCAGGTTGCAAGTTCAGACACAGGTGGAAAAGTTTGAATCCACGTTAGGTCTGGATGAGGCTTTCCGACCAGAAAGGTCTGGGCTGTTCTGAGATAGTATAAgccaagggtccccaacctttttgaccctgcaggcacttttggaattctgataacAGGTTGGCAGGCCCAACAATAAAATGGTTGCCGCAGGAGGTTAAGCCTACAACAAAATGAATGCCATGGGAGGTGGGGGAATCACAAAATGTCAGCGAGCCagctacatttgagtccagtgATACCTTAGAAACCA of Sphaerodactylus townsendi isolate TG3544 linkage group LG03, MPM_Stown_v2.3, whole genome shotgun sequence contains these proteins:
- the LOC125430169 gene encoding protein ANTAGONIST OF LIKE HETEROCHROMATIN PROTEIN 1-like, yielding MERKEEKQNLDTKSPLEEEISEGIGLEWSLTEDKMASTAITVATAAVAAVKTITGIQSRIFTRLAMRQKFLRREHDDLDELEQLVENAATARLRAIVESSIDSLKAMMCSCLFQSPAVLAGLIDELYIMERAFWVQPGRSEWWEKVVLPHWDDPLWQENFRMSRQTFMELCNRLRPVLERQTTNMRAPITVEKQLAIAVWKLATPDSYRSVAECFGVGRSTVSRIVMEVCQALYDVYHHVVHLTHPHKVMKGFAAKGFPHCIGAIDATHIPIIAPAHRATEYINSKGYYSMVLQALVDHDGRFTDVYAGRSGKVHDARIFRSSPIFRAMNQGTFGPNAIMEIEGEQVKPVILGDPAYPLLPWLMTPYCGHLDTSKQRFNNTLNRCRTVVEYAFDHLRGRWRCLLSRLDVRERYAPRVIVACCILHNICEAKGEPLQDGWEEVVRSVSRSYQQPERQPVYVSNPHAQEIRDLFSAYLQRREQGN